A region of the Dreissena polymorpha isolate Duluth1 chromosome 6, UMN_Dpol_1.0, whole genome shotgun sequence genome:
aatagtagtagtagtagtagtagtagtagtagtagtagtagtagtagtagtagtagtagtagaagtagtagtagtagtagtagtagtagtagtagtagtagtagtagtagtagtagtagtagtagtagtagtagtagtagtagtagtagaagtagtagtagtagtagaagtagtagtagtagtattagtagtagtagtagtagtagtagtagtagtagtagtagtagtagtagtagtagtagtagtagtagtagtagtagtagtagtagtagtagtagtagtagtagtagtagttgtagtagtagtagtagtaggaggattTATATTAttagatttattattattattattaacatattagtagtagtagaataagaaGAAGAAGTTCTAGTAGCATTAGTACTTATAGCAGTATTGTAttaaagcagcagcagtagcagtagcagtcgtagtagtagattttactattaataaatttaagaaaaatatacgGCATACATAATTTCTTCCATTGAACGGAACATATGTCTATATGTGTGCACGAGCAGCAACGCAAGTGTATGTGATGGAATgtcttgttgttttatttcagaaaCGACGCAGTTCCGGTAGTGATGGGTGCGCACCCCGATGACTACCGCAGGGTGGCGCCATCGGGCTCCTACATTCACGTGGAGGATTTCCGGACAGTAGAGGAGCTCGCTAATTACCTAAAATTCCTGGACAAAAACGACGACGAGTACAACAATTACTTTCGTTGGAAGCTGACGGGTTTGTTTGTTGACACTAAATTCTGGTGCCGGATTTGTTCGTTGCTATGGGACCCTGAAAAGCCCCGAATGTCTGTGCCTGACTTGGACAAGTGGTGGCATGGGAAAGGCGTCTGCATCGGCAGACGACGCTGGGACGACGTAGGACAGCAGAACTTGACTTCAAGCGTTGATCCTGCTGTCTATTACAGAACTTGAAactacataataaaataatttacatgaATACACATTAAACTTCAACTTGTAGTATCTTCTTCGTCAAAACACTGGATGGAATAGTGTATAGAAAAAATACTCAAAAGCATGTGTATGCTTTGCAATTTCAAAGTACTAGtatatgattatttttatattgttgacAACGCATGACTGACATAGCCTCCTTTGTGATATGGCCGGCCGGCTTCCTTGTTAAGATGActagaaaaatgaaaatatactCAAAAAGTTGtgaaaatgtgtgtatgtgcagTTAAAAAACGAAATCTTCCATTCAGTATTAAATTATTCGGAATTTGGACTTATATTGCAAACTTGTTAAGTAAGAACTTATCATACATTTTACACGCCTGTGTTACAGGTTTCACTCTCTTAAATCAGTGCAATTATCTGTATAATGTTGAAAGCGAACCTATCATGTGTGCTATtgatatatttgaattgtttttggtGATGTTTTAATTCTGTAATTATCCAATTATTGTGTAAAGATCATTGACTGCATTACTCGGATCAAATACAAAACAAGCTTTAATTGTGAAATTGTGTTTCATCTCCAAATAACGTAATGTACTTTGCGCAGACGACGTAAACCCACTTTTATGGGAAAAAAAGGTTTAATATAGTTGCATAGTTTCGTTAGAAACAAACCAATTAACCGAATCGTTgaaccaaaataataaaatgaatatagcATGCCTGAAAGAAAAGGTCTAATAGATTTATAGTAATTTTCGTATATGTAttcttaaatctgtatttttgcTTGAAGAGTTGTCTtagttcgtcgtcgtcgtcgtcgtctgaAATCGTGAGAGCAAAGAGGACCGTGTGTACGTTATTATACGTTATAAAGAAACAGTTTAATTGAAAGTAAACATGGtgtacataatttaaatatgACTGAATCGTCTTCTGATATGTTTCACGTATTCAACATCATGCTGCTTATGTGCACAGCATTTATCACAAAATGTCGACACTACGCAATAAATAATTGTTCATATCATATGATAAATTGTCACAGGAATAGGACGATAAAATCTCGTTCCAGTGCGGTCGTTTTTGTCCCGGAATTAAATGTGCTTAACATCAGATAATTCCGGAGCTGCGTTGATTATCAAAAAGCTTTTATATAAACTAATCAACGGCCACGTATTTGTATTGATTGATTTTCCTGGACGGCCTTTGGTTCCTATTTAGCTTAGAAACCGGTTATCCAATCCATGAAGTTTCCCACTGTGAAATGGCAAATTTTAGTGGCGTCGGTATCAACTTTGCTTAATTTCGTGTGTTGCGAAGCATAGTTTCAAACACGAATAAACTATATCTTTTCAGTTTTCTGAATGAATGAATCGCAAATCACCAGTGCGGAACCCGTTACATATTCGCGATTTCGATaaactattttttgttttataataacagTGAGCACTGTTtataatcaattttcaaaacattcaatttaAACGAGATTCAAGAACATTCTTTTTGAATGTGAGTGCAATGTTTGTATAAAAAAGAAGTTTTTAAGCTACCTTGTGCAGTATTATGGGATGGCCTATGCAAATCTGCCAgcttatgtttaatttaaacgtttggtaaaatatatatttatgtaaacaaataaatacagaatAACTGAACAAATTCATTCAGTTCCGTTACATTAATACAAATCACATTTACTGTATTTAGAGAAATATGAAAATGACGGTTTTTGGTTACTTTAGGAgatgtttaatttaaacaaaaatacgaCAGCAAGTGTAGAAAACATAGCTCACCGCCATTGTCATGTATTGTTTGTacaatgtaacatatatgtacatTTCGGAACTCCAATATATCAAAGGCAACGCCAAATATAAACAGAATGCGGAGCTTATCAGTAATTTTGTTGTGTGTCAAACTATTGAAAAACCCAGAAATTATTGAGAAGCGACTGCGTGACGATCTTTGTTTCTTTATCAACGCAAACGAATCGACTCTTTTTGTCCGTAatgatatttatacataaattccAAGGGGGTGTCAAATCTTTAGAAATACTGATGTTAAAGTTCAGGCAAAAATAGTGATTCATATTCTGTCAATAAATTTAacgaatgctattttaagaataTAAACGAACTTGGATCTCATTGCATTCCAGCTCAAACCGCAATGTTTgcacattatatattataatgtcaCTCGTCGATACCTTCATGACCATATTTACGGTGATGGCAATGCAGGTACACTGTACTGTAAATAATAGTAGTCATCAATCGCGTTGTTAAAATTGAACATGTTTCAATATTGTAAAGTAAAGATTGCATTTGCCTAATCaacaatacaaatgtaaatttTCAATCAcagaatatatattttgaaaatcatGTAATCAATTGCAGTCAAATATATTCACCGCCACATGAAATCACTTTAAGACATCAGTGAATGTGATATATTGACGCATTATTAAACAATCGGAATCAATCACATAATATTTATCCGAATCTAATATTCAACAACGATATTCATCGTACTAAAGTGAGCGGGCCAGTTAAGAAGACAGTGGCTCTCCAGTGAGTATATAGATCTTCCAAATCAGAAAACACCAACAAACATCCACTATATTTTGAACcgcaaaaaatattttactttttattacaaTCAGGGATATTTTACTGCTTTACCTTATGTTTACTCCTTATGTTGTATGTTATTAAATACAAAACCTGTGGAAAGCTGAACTCGCAATAAATTTGGTTTAGGAACGTTAAAATAGTCTGGTTAAAAATAACTGTTACATCAAAAGCAATgacattcatacatacatttaTAGCTTATCGTGAATGTAGACCATTTATATATTAGTTATGTATTGTCATAACACACGGTGTTTATAATGCGGACAAATGAAGGTCCCAGATGCAGTTTTCATAGATGTGATATTGTATTTGTTCACTCCGAAACTTGCATTAAATATGATCCGCGCTAtgaaaaacggggctttatgcatgtccgCATGGTCTAACTAtgaaaaacggggctaaatgcatgtccgCATGGTccaattagggacgacactttccgcatttcgttaattttgttttgttttaaaaagttcttttctaagcgaaaatctagtttataGGCAAAGCGACGTGCCGATAAGCATGTGCGAGTGCAAAAgctaatctgcgacaacacttttGTGTACtcatgcattaaggcccgttttTCTAAAACGAGACTCACACATGAATAACGTAGGTACtttatcaattttaataaatCAGTTATGGTTTTATTAAAGTCTTTGTGTTCAGTTTCTAACAGACTCTTCACCAAGCTCGAAAAGCATGTCGGTGTGCATCATGAAACtctaacaattttattaaaaacggATGCTTAGGATGCGTCAGCCTGTATTAAATGGCGAAAGTTCAATTAAATCCTTTGCTTAGATGTCGGTATCGCGATAGAAATATGGTGCGAAAATGAAATCAATAGCTCTTAGACTGTCAACGGAAAACAA
Encoded here:
- the LOC127835097 gene encoding glycoprotein 3-alpha-L-fucosyltransferase A-like, with product MGAHPDDYRRVAPSGSYIHVEDFRTVEELANYLKFLDKNDDEYNNYFRWKLTGLFVDTKFWCRICSLLWDPEKPRMSVPDLDKWWHGKGVCIGRRRWDDVGQQNLTSSVDPAVYYRT